A portion of the Saccharospirillaceae bacterium genome contains these proteins:
- the bioF gene encoding 8-amino-7-oxononanoate synthase — protein sequence MSWNQRIHQALEQRNERHLLRRRVSLETPQHAEVKLDGQRLINFCSNDYLGLASEGGDALAKAASKWNLGSGASHLVCGHSSAHHELEQALADYTGYPRALLFSSGFMANVGTISALAQRGDLIFQDKLNHASLLDGAQMSRAKLLRYRHCDYAQLDDMLAHVSEDSAEQLIVSDSIFSMDGDLANVAELARTANKHQALLMIDDAHGLGILGGEEKNQGNGVRDHFGLSDKQLPVYVGTLGKALGGYGAFVAGSEELIDYLVQFARSYIYTTALPPALAEAMLFNLELMKQPERRNTLSQHIAYFRQQAEQLGLALMPSDSAIQPLLIGDADKALTISEQLKQRGLWVSAIRPPTVPAGSARLRITLTAGHTREQIDRLLKALAEVTQ from the coding sequence ATGAGCTGGAATCAACGTATCCATCAGGCCCTTGAGCAACGCAACGAGCGGCATTTGTTACGGCGCCGGGTGTCGCTGGAAACCCCGCAACATGCCGAAGTCAAACTCGATGGTCAGCGCCTGATTAACTTTTGCTCCAACGATTATCTGGGCCTTGCAAGCGAGGGTGGCGATGCCTTGGCGAAAGCCGCCAGCAAGTGGAATCTTGGCAGTGGCGCTTCGCATCTGGTGTGTGGTCATTCAAGTGCTCACCATGAACTCGAACAGGCGCTGGCGGATTACACTGGCTATCCCCGTGCTCTGCTGTTCTCCAGTGGCTTTATGGCGAACGTGGGAACCATCTCAGCGCTGGCACAACGCGGTGATCTGATTTTTCAGGATAAGTTAAACCACGCATCGCTGCTGGATGGCGCACAAATGAGCCGCGCGAAACTGTTGCGTTACCGCCATTGTGACTACGCCCAGCTTGATGACATGCTGGCACATGTGTCCGAGGACAGCGCAGAGCAACTGATCGTCAGCGACAGCATCTTCAGCATGGATGGTGATCTGGCGAACGTTGCTGAACTCGCCCGCACTGCCAATAAGCATCAGGCGCTCTTAATGATCGATGACGCCCATGGTTTGGGTATTCTCGGTGGTGAAGAAAAGAATCAAGGCAATGGCGTTCGTGATCATTTTGGTCTGAGCGACAAACAATTGCCGGTTTATGTCGGTACGCTCGGTAAGGCCTTAGGTGGCTATGGTGCTTTTGTTGCGGGAAGTGAAGAGCTGATCGATTATTTAGTTCAGTTTGCCCGGTCGTATATTTATACCACCGCGTTGCCCCCTGCTCTGGCGGAAGCCATGTTGTTTAATCTGGAATTGATGAAACAGCCTGAGCGGCGTAACACCCTGAGCCAGCATATTGCGTATTTCCGCCAGCAAGCTGAACAACTGGGATTGGCGTTAATGCCATCCGATTCAGCGATCCAACCCTTATTAATAGGTGATGCCGATAAAGCCCTAACAATCAGCGAACAACTGAAACAGCGCGGTTTGTGGGTAAGTGCCATTCGTCCGCCAACCGTTCCGGCTGGCAGTGCTCGCTTGCGCATTACCCTGACGGCTGGTCACACTCGTGAACAAATCGACCGACTGTTAAAAGCGCTTGCTGAGGTAACGCAATGA
- the bioC gene encoding malonyl-ACP O-methyltransferase BioC, producing MNVVNIDSRSSPKKNTEGHSAHSGSRDKKQVARQFSRAAASYDSAATIQQQAIERLLTFLPAVVNQDLGHWLDIGCGTGAAFEPLLERGIRHLTGVDLAEGMLQFAQQQTADSNIINRLEFVQADADDLPFHDDSKNGIFSSLMLQWSENPLHTLNEWQRVLRPGSMMAIATLLPGTQQELSDAWHQIDERPHVNQFVEKQRLVDICAQLNLEIITQHQERLIEHYDSLTELLRSLKAIGATNVNSGRKSGLGGRAALKQLDQFYPRDNNGKLPVSYQVFWLVLRKS from the coding sequence ATGAATGTTGTCAATATTGATTCGCGGTCTTCTCCTAAAAAAAATACTGAGGGTCATTCTGCTCACAGTGGCAGTCGTGACAAAAAACAGGTTGCCCGACAGTTCAGTCGTGCTGCGGCAAGTTATGACAGTGCCGCAACGATTCAGCAACAAGCCATTGAGCGTTTATTAACGTTTCTGCCTGCTGTGGTTAATCAAGACCTGGGTCACTGGCTGGATATTGGCTGTGGAACGGGTGCAGCATTTGAGCCATTGCTGGAAAGAGGCATTCGACATTTAACCGGTGTTGATTTAGCCGAAGGGATGTTGCAGTTTGCCCAGCAACAAACAGCAGATTCCAACATTATTAACCGCCTTGAATTTGTTCAGGCGGATGCTGACGACTTACCTTTCCACGACGATAGTAAAAACGGTATTTTTTCCAGCCTGATGCTGCAGTGGAGTGAAAACCCGTTACACACCCTGAACGAATGGCAACGGGTATTAAGACCAGGCTCCATGATGGCGATTGCTACATTATTGCCCGGAACACAGCAGGAATTAAGTGACGCCTGGCACCAGATTGATGAACGACCGCATGTAAATCAGTTTGTCGAAAAACAGCGCCTGGTGGATATCTGTGCTCAGCTGAACCTGGAAATTATTACCCAGCATCAGGAGCGCCTGATAGAGCATTATGATTCATTAACGGAATTATTGCGCAGCTTAAAAGCCATTGGGGCGACTAATGTTAACTCTGGTCGTAAATCCGGTTTGGGTGGCCGAGCAGCCCTAAAACAACTGGATCAGTTTTATCCGCGCGACAATAACGGCAAGCTACCGGTGAGTTATCAGGTATTTTGGCTGGTTTTACGCAAAAGCTAA
- the bioD gene encoding dethiobiotin synthase — MKRYFVTGTDTDAGKTLVSSALLQKAQQQGQTTFGLKPVAAGCELTDGDNSKEWQNEDAQLLRRYSSEQHPYSTHNPVALRAAIAPHIAAELENNSLSKASLFEACQPGLDATVDFQLVEGAGGWLVPLNNTETLADFACELDAEIILVVGLRLGCINHALLTAHMVQNSGARLIGWVANSLSENMEAQAGNLAFLKQWFTEQGISFLGHTPFIAAIDRTDPEQLQQITDCLTLP; from the coding sequence ATGAAACGCTATTTTGTTACCGGTACCGACACTGACGCAGGTAAAACCCTTGTTTCCTCTGCCCTGCTACAAAAAGCCCAACAACAAGGCCAAACCACGTTTGGTTTAAAGCCGGTTGCTGCTGGTTGTGAATTAACCGATGGTGATAACAGCAAAGAGTGGCAGAACGAGGATGCTCAGCTGCTACGTCGCTACAGTTCCGAGCAACACCCTTATTCGACCCATAATCCGGTTGCCTTAAGAGCCGCCATTGCTCCCCATATTGCCGCTGAGTTAGAGAATAACTCGCTATCAAAGGCGTCATTATTTGAAGCCTGCCAACCCGGTTTAGATGCCACTGTCGATTTTCAATTGGTTGAGGGGGCAGGCGGTTGGCTGGTGCCTCTCAACAACACTGAAACCCTGGCAGACTTTGCCTGCGAGCTGGACGCCGAGATCATTCTGGTTGTCGGCCTCCGCCTCGGTTGTATAAACCACGCATTACTGACCGCACACATGGTTCAAAACAGTGGCGCCCGACTGATTGGCTGGGTCGCCAATAGCCTGTCCGAAAATATGGAAGCTCAGGCCGGAAACCTGGCTTTTCTAAAGCAATGGTTTACTGAACAGGGTATCAGCTTTCTTGGTCATACGCCTTTTATTGCAGCGATTGATCGCACCGATCCGGAACAACTGCAACAAATCACCGATTGCCTGACACTGCCGTAA
- a CDS encoding cyclic nucleotide-binding domain-containing protein → MEDAINIEQIQHFVPFDELSEHAIEELLPHFRQHQLGAKKILFKRGVHDDECHFLLSGEIDLADESFNITTVTGNDDENFLALDSSHPIHRCSGITQSACTFFSIKRQYLELITTWAELRQSYEQIDEQADWLEALLTSNLFNRIPPANIQQLLAKFQERSTTLGEEIIKEGDEGTECYVIKTGKAVVSRKQGNKQETLAALSTGQLFGEDALVSAMPRNASITMSSDGELMVLTKEDFDTLLKQPVLEYLNEEQLKQLIDDGDTGTVIIDVRTRQEASANPVARARNIPLAQLRGHLDELSKEFVHVLMGEGRGEAAAYILSEAGFQAKVLTLAEPATEQS, encoded by the coding sequence ATGGAAGATGCCATTAATATTGAACAGATTCAGCACTTTGTGCCGTTCGACGAGTTATCCGAACACGCTATCGAAGAGCTGCTGCCTCATTTCCGTCAACATCAACTGGGCGCAAAAAAGATTCTGTTTAAACGCGGCGTTCATGACGATGAATGCCATTTTTTGCTGTCAGGGGAAATCGATCTGGCGGACGAAAGTTTTAACATCACCACAGTAACCGGTAATGATGATGAGAACTTTCTGGCTCTGGATAGCAGTCATCCGATTCATCGCTGCTCGGGTATTACCCAATCGGCTTGTACCTTCTTCTCGATCAAGCGTCAGTATCTGGAATTGATCACCACCTGGGCAGAGCTGCGCCAATCTTATGAACAGATAGACGAACAAGCAGATTGGCTTGAAGCGCTGCTGACGTCCAACCTGTTCAATCGTATTCCTCCGGCGAACATCCAACAATTACTGGCCAAGTTTCAGGAGCGCAGCACAACACTGGGTGAAGAAATCATTAAAGAAGGTGATGAAGGTACCGAGTGCTACGTTATCAAAACCGGCAAAGCCGTAGTGAGCCGGAAGCAAGGCAACAAGCAGGAGACACTCGCGGCTTTATCCACAGGTCAGTTGTTTGGTGAGGATGCACTGGTCAGTGCCATGCCACGGAATGCCAGCATTACCATGAGCAGCGATGGCGAACTGATGGTATTAACCAAAGAAGACTTTGATACCCTGCTGAAACAACCGGTACTGGAATATCTCAATGAAGAACAACTGAAGCAATTGATCGATGATGGTGATACCGGCACGGTGATTATCGATGTGCGAACCCGGCAGGAAGCATCCGCCAATCCCGTTGCCCGGGCACGAAATATTCCTCTGGCACAATTACGAGGTCATCTCGACGAATTATCGAAGGAATTCGTACACGTTCTGATGGGGGAAGGACGTGGCGAGGCGGCGGCTTATATTCTTAGCGAAGCCGGCTTCCAGGCGAAAGTGTTGACACTGGCAGAACCGGCAACAGAACAGTCTTAG
- the trxB gene encoding thioredoxin-disulfide reductase yields the protein MSEARHVKLLILGSGPAGYTAAVYAARANLNPVMITGMQMGGQLTTTTDVDNWPGDNDGVQGPALMERMKAHAERFDTEIIFDQINEVELQQRPFRLKGDSGEYTCDSLIICTGASAKYLGLDSEEAFKGKGVSACATCDGFFYRNKRVAVIGGGNTAVEEALYLSNIAKEVVVIHRRDSFRSEKILADKLLDKAANGNVTIKWNSELDEVLGDDMGVTGMRIKNRDSGDTEEIDLEGIFVAIGHQPNTGIFEGQLDMKDGYLKVQSGSEGNATQTSLEGVFAAGDVMDHIYRQAITSAGTGCMAALDAERYLDNLED from the coding sequence GTGAGCGAAGCACGTCATGTTAAGTTATTGATTCTCGGTTCAGGACCAGCGGGCTACACCGCGGCAGTGTATGCAGCGCGCGCCAATCTGAATCCTGTGATGATTACCGGTATGCAGATGGGTGGTCAGCTGACCACAACAACCGATGTTGATAACTGGCCGGGTGATAACGACGGTGTTCAGGGTCCTGCACTGATGGAGCGGATGAAAGCTCACGCAGAACGCTTTGATACTGAAATTATTTTTGATCAGATCAACGAAGTAGAGCTGCAGCAACGGCCGTTTCGTCTGAAAGGCGATAGCGGTGAATACACCTGCGATTCTCTGATTATTTGTACCGGCGCTTCTGCTAAATACCTGGGTCTGGACAGTGAAGAAGCCTTCAAAGGCAAAGGGGTCTCCGCTTGTGCAACTTGTGATGGATTCTTCTACCGCAATAAGCGAGTTGCAGTGATTGGTGGCGGTAATACGGCGGTCGAGGAAGCTCTGTATCTGTCGAATATTGCCAAAGAAGTGGTTGTGATCCACCGCCGTGATAGCTTCCGCAGCGAAAAAATACTGGCCGACAAATTGTTAGATAAAGCGGCAAACGGCAATGTGACTATCAAGTGGAACAGCGAGCTTGATGAAGTACTGGGTGACGATATGGGTGTCACCGGCATGCGTATTAAGAACCGTGATAGCGGCGATACCGAAGAAATCGATCTGGAAGGTATCTTTGTGGCAATTGGTCATCAGCCAAACACCGGTATTTTTGAAGGGCAGCTGGACATGAAAGATGGCTACCTGAAAGTGCAGAGCGGTTCTGAAGGAAATGCGACACAAACCAGCCTCGAGGGTGTTTTCGCTGCCGGTGACGTAATGGATCATATCTACCGTCAGGCAATTACTTCTGCTGGCACTGGTTGTATGGCCGCATTGGATGCTGAGCGTTATCTGGATAATCTGGAAGATTGA
- a CDS encoding alkaline phosphatase D family protein, whose translation MSVSRRSLLKNLGLAGAAATVAGPTAAMSSKPTPDPLADKDIADFGHGVASGDPLANSVIIWTRISPKVNAAIDVTWRICRDVEMTDEVNSGIFSTNADRDYTVKVDADGLMPDSWYYYQFEAGDKKSAIGRTKTAAETGLDRLRLAVVSCSSFPHGFFNVYKVLAERNDLDAVVHLGDYIYEYGEGQYDDKDLRAERALLPKHEIISLSDYRQRHNLYKRDPDLQAVHQQYPFIVTWDDHEFANDTYKDGAGNHDDSEGDFYARKRAAKKAYFEWMPIRNQPDDLEAVYRKLQFGNLVDLMVLDTRVEGRDEQVGFFTQSERHDPNRTLLGFDQEQWLHNQLSVSTAKWKICGQQVQIQHIGPVALPDKLGGGASFFLDTWNGYTETRRRLFNHLEDNNIDNFVVLTGDIHSTWVADLAQDPYDRHKYNGKTGDGSLGVEFVTPSVTSPALPPVIGDVAAAALKASSPHLKYCDMVHHGFFILDVTEERAQADWYFVNTIEKQSTAHYHKVSYKTDNGANRVSKAGSPVTGVGNPVPLAPKA comes from the coding sequence ATGTCTGTTTCTCGTCGTTCGTTATTAAAAAACCTGGGTTTGGCCGGCGCTGCTGCTACGGTTGCCGGTCCAACGGCTGCTATGTCCTCGAAGCCAACACCCGATCCACTGGCTGATAAAGATATCGCCGATTTTGGTCATGGTGTTGCTTCCGGTGATCCACTTGCTAACAGTGTGATTATCTGGACCCGTATATCACCAAAAGTAAATGCAGCGATCGATGTGACATGGCGCATCTGTCGTGATGTAGAGATGACCGATGAAGTGAACAGCGGTATTTTCTCAACCAATGCGGATCGCGATTACACCGTTAAAGTCGACGCTGATGGCCTGATGCCAGATAGCTGGTACTACTATCAATTCGAAGCAGGTGACAAAAAGTCAGCGATTGGCCGCACCAAAACTGCAGCAGAAACCGGGCTGGATCGACTGCGTCTGGCGGTAGTTTCCTGTTCCAGTTTCCCGCACGGTTTCTTCAATGTTTATAAAGTGCTGGCTGAGCGTAACGATCTGGATGCGGTGGTTCATCTGGGCGATTACATCTACGAATATGGCGAAGGTCAGTATGATGATAAAGACCTGCGAGCTGAACGAGCGCTGCTGCCTAAGCACGAGATCATTTCTCTGTCGGATTATCGCCAGCGTCATAATCTGTATAAGCGAGACCCTGACCTCCAGGCGGTGCACCAGCAATATCCGTTTATCGTAACCTGGGACGACCATGAATTTGCCAATGACACCTACAAAGACGGTGCCGGTAATCATGATGACAGTGAAGGGGATTTCTACGCACGTAAGCGAGCTGCGAAAAAGGCCTATTTCGAATGGATGCCAATCCGTAACCAGCCAGATGATCTGGAAGCGGTCTACCGTAAACTGCAATTCGGTAATCTGGTGGATCTGATGGTTCTGGATACTCGCGTTGAGGGGCGTGATGAACAGGTTGGCTTCTTCACGCAATCGGAGCGTCATGATCCAAACCGCACATTACTGGGTTTTGATCAGGAGCAATGGCTGCATAACCAGCTGTCTGTTTCGACTGCTAAGTGGAAAATCTGTGGCCAGCAGGTTCAGATCCAGCATATTGGACCAGTGGCTTTGCCGGATAAACTGGGTGGCGGTGCGTCGTTCTTCCTGGACACCTGGAATGGCTACACGGAAACACGTCGTCGCTTATTTAATCACCTTGAAGACAATAATATTGATAACTTTGTGGTGCTGACTGGCGATATCCATTCGACCTGGGTGGCAGACCTGGCTCAGGACCCATACGATCGCCACAAGTACAACGGTAAAACCGGTGACGGTTCATTGGGGGTGGAGTTTGTTACACCGTCGGTAACCTCTCCGGCTTTACCGCCGGTTATCGGTGATGTCGCAGCGGCGGCTCTGAAAGCATCCAGTCCACATCTGAAATACTGCGATATGGTTCATCACGGTTTCTTTATCCTCGATGTCACTGAAGAACGTGCACAGGCTGACTGGTACTTCGTTAACACCATTGAGAAGCAAAGCACTGCTCACTATCACAAGGTTTCCTATAAAACTGACAACGGTGCTAACCGTGTCAGCAAGGCTGGTAGCCCTGTGACCGGAGTCGGCAATCCGGTGCCTCTGGCACCAAAAGCGTAA
- a CDS encoding metallophosphoesterase — protein sequence MNHVILSSMIAATLMSSTAVAMSNKPAPAPEPTPAPGKVVRFIAIGDMGTGEDGQYKVAAVMKDVCDQRGCDFAIGLGDNVYESGADSTDDIQFKTKFEDPYKDLNFPFYMALGNHDNSWIIGGDGLNNDKGDVQVAYHYKSDRPSDKWNMPARYYNFSAPKGDVNPLVEFYALDSNPLAGVADADPEYWQFPYRNKQANWFNLGIQNSTAPWKIAFAHHAYLSNGKHGNAGIYDGFPGAGIIYRNFLKDNVCDRVDVMIAGHDHELQWLKPTESCGKTFHIVSGAGAKTRDLKGTKNPHYWQKDGVLGFFYIEIEGDEFRGTAYTVNKVSGEYEAAFSKTLTRQ from the coding sequence ATGAACCACGTGATCTTGTCTAGCATGATCGCTGCGACCTTGATGAGCTCAACGGCTGTCGCCATGTCCAACAAACCAGCACCTGCGCCGGAACCGACACCTGCGCCGGGTAAGGTAGTTCGCTTCATTGCCATTGGTGATATGGGCACTGGTGAAGACGGTCAGTACAAAGTGGCTGCGGTTATGAAAGACGTGTGTGATCAGCGTGGCTGTGATTTTGCTATCGGCCTGGGTGACAACGTGTATGAATCCGGTGCAGATTCAACTGACGATATTCAGTTCAAAACCAAATTTGAAGATCCTTATAAAGACCTCAACTTCCCGTTTTATATGGCCCTGGGCAATCATGATAATAGCTGGATCATTGGTGGTGATGGCCTGAATAATGACAAAGGTGACGTACAAGTCGCATATCATTACAAGTCTGACCGCCCCAGTGATAAATGGAACATGCCAGCTCGTTACTACAACTTCAGTGCGCCAAAGGGAGACGTCAATCCATTGGTTGAATTTTACGCATTGGATTCTAATCCATTGGCCGGTGTGGCAGATGCCGATCCTGAATACTGGCAATTCCCATACCGTAATAAGCAGGCTAACTGGTTTAATCTGGGCATTCAGAACTCCACAGCACCATGGAAAATTGCCTTCGCTCATCACGCGTATTTATCGAATGGTAAACACGGAAATGCCGGTATTTATGATGGGTTTCCGGGGGCCGGTATCATTTACCGTAACTTCTTAAAGGACAATGTGTGCGACCGCGTCGATGTGATGATCGCGGGTCATGACCATGAACTGCAGTGGCTGAAACCAACCGAAAGCTGCGGTAAAACCTTCCACATCGTTTCGGGTGCTGGCGCAAAAACCCGTGATCTAAAAGGTACAAAGAACCCTCACTACTGGCAGAAAGACGGCGTGTTAGGTTTCTTTTACATCGAAATTGAAGGCGACGAGTTCCGTGGCACCGCTTATACCGTCAATAAGGTAAGCGGTGAATACGAGGCTGCCTTTAGCAAGACACTGACCCGCCAATAA
- a CDS encoding N-acetyltransferase yields MNTRATFLENASVAALNRLYKISHDKGRAAPHNRLIGLQQQEELVCGARLVEYPQHWLLRNLCTLPSNRQQGLAGSLLQQLPRLKLSKPIVTFPLPHLDAFYLKYGFVCYDQQQLCSELQQLLRQIRRHHSGIQVMVSQP; encoded by the coding sequence ATGAACACTCGTGCCACTTTCCTTGAGAATGCTTCGGTCGCAGCACTGAACCGCCTTTATAAAATCAGTCATGATAAGGGGCGCGCTGCGCCCCATAATCGTTTGATTGGTCTGCAGCAACAGGAAGAGTTAGTTTGCGGAGCCCGGTTAGTGGAGTACCCTCAACATTGGCTACTGCGCAATCTATGCACACTGCCATCGAATCGTCAGCAGGGATTGGCCGGTTCGCTGTTGCAACAATTGCCACGGCTGAAGCTCAGCAAACCAATCGTTACGTTTCCGCTTCCGCATCTCGATGCTTTTTATCTCAAGTACGGGTTCGTTTGCTACGACCAACAACAGCTTTGCTCCGAACTGCAACAGCTATTGCGGCAAATCCGACGCCATCACAGCGGCATTCAAGTCATGGTAAGCCAGCCATAA
- a CDS encoding DUF4442 domain-containing protein codes for MANNKLSKVVGFVQKLPKSWQTPALSFVMGRVIPFAGTSGTRVEKLTPNECVIVMRNKKKVQNHIGSVHAAAMGLLAESATGFMTGMTVPDDRIIVIRTMELEYQKRATGDMKAVASFSDEQLQFIQDNPKGDISVPVVITDATGTETVKATMVWAWTPKKK; via the coding sequence ATGGCTAACAACAAACTCAGTAAAGTCGTTGGCTTCGTTCAGAAGCTACCAAAGTCCTGGCAAACGCCAGCCCTGTCCTTCGTAATGGGCAGAGTCATTCCTTTTGCCGGTACCTCTGGTACCCGCGTTGAAAAACTGACACCGAACGAATGTGTCATCGTGATGCGCAATAAAAAGAAGGTTCAGAACCACATTGGCTCAGTTCACGCGGCCGCCATGGGACTGCTGGCAGAGTCCGCCACCGGCTTTATGACCGGCATGACGGTTCCTGATGATCGCATTATTGTAATCCGCACCATGGAACTGGAATATCAAAAGCGTGCTACTGGCGATATGAAAGCTGTTGCCAGTTTTTCAGATGAACAACTGCAATTTATTCAAGACAACCCAAAAGGTGATATCTCAGTACCGGTTGTTATTACTGACGCCACCGGCACCGAAACCGTTAAAGCAACGATGGTTTGGGCCTGGACGCCGAAGAAGAAATAA
- a CDS encoding ATP-binding cassette domain-containing protein yields the protein MNDSKTALQLTDIHKSYGELDVLKGVSLEANTGDVISILGSSGSGKSTLLRCINLLEKPNKGKIFIGGEELGLAVNKQGELDASNHKQLENMRSRLGFVFQQFNLWPHMTILQNIIEAPINVLKLPKAEAIERARELLQKVGLADKESVYPGNLSGGQQQRVAIARTLAMEPQVLLFDEPTSALDPELVNEVLAVMRDLAAEGRTMLIVTHEMRFAREVSSKVVFLHQGQIEEIGTPEQVFDNPQSQRVRDFMASHQ from the coding sequence ATGAACGACTCGAAAACGGCCCTTCAACTGACAGACATCCATAAATCCTATGGTGAACTTGATGTTCTGAAAGGTGTCAGCCTGGAAGCCAATACCGGCGACGTAATCTCCATTCTCGGTTCCAGCGGCTCAGGCAAAAGTACCCTGCTACGTTGTATCAACCTGCTTGAGAAGCCTAATAAGGGCAAGATCTTCATTGGCGGTGAAGAGTTAGGTCTGGCAGTCAACAAGCAAGGTGAGCTGGATGCCAGCAATCATAAGCAGCTGGAGAATATGCGCTCTCGACTGGGGTTTGTGTTCCAGCAGTTTAATCTGTGGCCACACATGACCATCCTGCAGAATATCATTGAAGCGCCGATCAACGTTCTGAAATTGCCAAAAGCTGAAGCCATTGAACGAGCACGCGAATTGCTGCAAAAAGTCGGCCTGGCTGACAAAGAAAGCGTTTATCCAGGCAATCTGTCAGGTGGTCAGCAACAACGTGTAGCCATCGCCCGCACCCTGGCCATGGAACCACAGGTTTTGTTGTTTGACGAGCCAACATCAGCACTCGATCCCGAGCTGGTGAACGAAGTGCTGGCGGTAATGCGTGACCTCGCCGCTGAAGGCCGAACGATGCTGATTGTAACTCATGAAATGCGCTTTGCCCGGGAAGTATCGAGTAAAGTGGTATTCTTACATCAGGGCCAGATCGAAGAGATCGGCACACCGGAACAGGTATTCGATAACCCACAGTCGCAGCGTGTCCGCGACTTTATGGCCAGTCACCAGTAA
- a CDS encoding ABC transporter substrate-binding protein, with product MNMIRKLMTAGIVLASLISAPATLAADKIRIATEGAYAPFNMVDKNGALIGFDVDIANALCAEMKAECEIVAQDWDGIIPGLRARKYDAIIASMSITKERLRVVDFSEKYYSNVLAFVAPKGKTLETTKEGLKGLTVGAQRATIAGQRLEDVYADVVNVKLYDTQDNAYLDLNSGRLDAILSDKFPAYDWLRTEDGKGFEFKGADIDIDDKIGIAVRKGDKLKGKLSAAIKAIVDNGTYAKINAKYFPFDIY from the coding sequence ATGAATATGATCCGTAAACTGATGACTGCCGGTATCGTACTGGCTTCTCTAATTTCTGCACCAGCAACGCTGGCTGCAGATAAGATTCGTATCGCGACGGAAGGTGCTTACGCCCCCTTCAATATGGTTGACAAGAATGGTGCGCTGATTGGTTTCGATGTAGATATCGCCAACGCTCTGTGCGCAGAAATGAAGGCAGAATGTGAAATTGTTGCCCAGGACTGGGACGGCATCATTCCGGGTCTGCGCGCACGTAAATACGATGCCATCATTGCTTCAATGTCGATCACCAAAGAGCGTCTTCGTGTTGTCGACTTCTCTGAAAAATACTACTCCAACGTACTGGCATTTGTTGCTCCCAAAGGTAAAACACTCGAGACAACCAAAGAAGGTCTGAAAGGCCTGACTGTTGGTGCCCAGCGTGCCACTATTGCTGGTCAGCGTCTGGAAGATGTTTACGCTGACGTAGTGAACGTCAAACTGTATGACACTCAGGATAATGCTTATCTGGATCTGAACTCTGGTCGTCTGGATGCAATCCTGTCCGATAAATTCCCTGCTTATGACTGGCTGCGTACTGAAGACGGAAAAGGCTTTGAATTTAAAGGCGCAGACATCGATATCGACGATAAGATTGGTATCGCAGTCCGTAAGGGCGACAAGCTTAAAGGCAAACTGAGCGCTGCAATTAAAGCCATTGTGGACAACGGTACTTACGCAAAAATTAACGCTAAATACTTCCCGTTCGACATTTACTAA
- a CDS encoding ABC transporter permease, translating to MDLQGFGHLLLSGAWMTIQLALASLVIGLIIGLIGASAKLSNNRIARGIATTYTTVVRGVPELLLVLTLYFGGSQILLWIAGYFGYDEYIEVGPFAAGVAALAIAFGAYATEVFRMAMLEIPKGQWESAQAIGMTRIQTFFRIIMPQLWRYSLPGLGNLFQVLLKDTALVSVVGLNELMRQAAVGAANTKQPFDFYLAAAVLYLGLTLIATFVTTYLERLSKPEQYQQAKLSGGKV from the coding sequence ATGGATCTACAAGGCTTTGGCCATTTGCTGCTCAGCGGCGCCTGGATGACGATACAACTGGCACTCGCCAGCCTTGTTATTGGTCTGATCATCGGCTTGATTGGTGCTTCAGCAAAACTTTCAAACAATCGTATTGCCCGCGGTATCGCCACAACTTACACCACCGTTGTCCGGGGTGTACCTGAACTGTTACTGGTGTTGACTCTGTATTTTGGCGGGTCACAGATTTTACTGTGGATTGCGGGCTACTTTGGCTACGACGAGTATATTGAAGTCGGACCATTTGCCGCCGGTGTTGCTGCACTGGCGATCGCTTTTGGTGCCTACGCCACCGAAGTATTCCGCATGGCAATGCTGGAAATTCCAAAAGGTCAGTGGGAATCTGCCCAGGCTATTGGTATGACTCGCATCCAGACTTTTTTCCGCATTATTATGCCGCAATTGTGGCGTTATTCCCTGCCCGGTCTGGGCAATTTATTTCAGGTTTTATTAAAGGATACTGCGCTGGTTTCGGTAGTGGGTTTAAACGAATTAATGCGTCAGGCCGCGGTCGGGGCTGCGAACACCAAACAGCCTTTTGATTTTTATTTGGCTGCGGCAGTGCTGTATCTGGGCCTGACATTAATTGCGACGTTCGTAACGACGTATCTTGAGCGTCTGAGTAAACCGGAGCAATACCAACAGGCCAAACTCAGCGGAGGTAAAGTATGA